The proteins below come from a single Oncorhynchus gorbuscha isolate QuinsamMale2020 ecotype Even-year linkage group LG12, OgorEven_v1.0, whole genome shotgun sequence genomic window:
- the LOC123990909 gene encoding LOW QUALITY PROTEIN: exostosin-like 3 (The sequence of the model RefSeq protein was modified relative to this genomic sequence to represent the inferred CDS: deleted 1 base in 1 codon): MMQRNGGGVGPGGQPWLLRRVRLTWLSFMLFFILVFFPLIAHYYLTTIDEAGGPDKRIFGPRPGSELCETKHVQDLCRIRESVSEELLQLEAKRQELNGEISRLNLRIEACKRSIDSAKQDLLQLKNVISQTEHSYKELMAQNQPKLSLPVRLLPDKDDPGLPPPKSARACRLRSCFDYARCPLTSGFPVYVYDTASYPWGESLDPLVKQAFATSVKSSIYVTNNPSIACLYVVLVGELQETPSSPLPASLELEKQLKALPYWRSDGHNHLLVHLSRKSMTQNFLYNVSTGRAAVAQSTFLEQQYREGFDLVVSPLVHALSEPNFLEVPPQVPVKRKYLFTFQGEKVESLRSSLQEGPHQSFEEEMEGDAPADYDDRIIGTLKAVQDSHLDQVLVEFTCKSPRPSLPTEWALCGEREDRLEVLKASTFALVISPGDCQLVASAGSSMRLFEALEVGAIPVVLGDHARLPYHELIRWSEAAIMVPKPRITELHFLLRSLSDNDLLAMRRQGRFLWETYFSTSENVLGTILASVRTSIQVPAAPIREEPAQEIPHKAGKMAGTDANLADNGDLDLGPVETEPPYASPRFLRNFTYTSANTYQTWNRAPGPFHLFPHTPLDPVLPSEAKFLGSGTGFRPIGGGAGGSGKEFQAALGGNVPREQFTVVMLTYEREEVLMNSLERLNGLPYLNKVVVVWNSPKPPSDDLLWPDIGLPIVVVRTEKNSLNNRFLPWDAVETEAILSIDDDAHLRHDEIMFGFRVWREARDRIVGFPGRFHAWDVNHQSWLYNSNYSCELSMVLTGAAFFHKYYAYLYSYVMPQAIRDMVDEYINCEDIAMNFLVSHITRKPPIKVTSRWTFRCPGCPQALSHDDSHFHERHKCINFFVKVYGYMPLLYTQFRVDSVLFKTRLPHDKTKCFKFI; the protein is encoded by the exons ATGATGCAGCGTAACGGTGGCGGGGTGGGGCCCGGCGGCCAGCCGTGGCTGCTGCGGCGCGTGCGCCTCACCTGGCTCAGCTTCATGCTCTTCTTCATCCTGGTTTTCTTCCCACTCATCGCCCACTACTACCTCACCACCATCGACGAGGCGGGCGGCCCCGACAAGCGCATCTTCGGCCCGCGGCCCGGCAGCGAACTGTGCGAGACCAAGCACGTGCAAGACCTGTGCCGTATCCGCGAGTCAGTCAGTGAGGAGCTGCTACAGCTGGAGGCAAAGCGGCAGGAGCTGAACGGGGAGATCTCCCGGCTCAACCTGCGCATCGAGGCGTGCAAGCGGAGCATCGACAGTGCCAAGCAGGACCTGCTGCAGCTGAAGAATGTCATCAGCCAGACGGAGCACTCGTACAAAGAGCTGATGGCCCAGAACCAACCCAAGCTCTCTCTGCCCGTGAGGTTATTACCCGACAAGGACGACCCAGGCCTGCCCCCGCCCAAGTCTGCCCGTGCCTGCCGCCTGCGCTCCTGCTTCGACTACGCCCGCTGCCCGTTGACCTCTGGCTTCCCTGTGTACGTCTATGACACGGCCTCCTACCCCTGGGGCGAGTCCCTGGACCCATTGGTCAAGCAGGCCTTCGCCACCTCGGTAAAGAGCAGCATCTATGTGACGAACAACCCCAGCATCGCCTGTCTGTATGTGGTGCTGGTTGGGGAGCTGCAGGagactccctcctcccccctcccggcTTCCTTGGAGCTGGAGAAGCAGCTGAAGGCTCTACCCTACTGGAGGTCTGATGGACACAACCACCTCCTGGTCCATCTTTCCAGGAAGTCCATGACGCAGAACTTCCTGTACAATGTGAGCACGGGCCGAGCGGCAGTGGCCCAGTCTACCTTCCTGGAGCAGCAGTACCGCGAGGGCTTTGACTTGGTGGTGTCCCCGCTGGTCCACGCCCTATCTGAGCCCAACTTCCTGGAGGTGCCGCCCCAGGTGCCCGTCAAGAGGAAGTACCTGTTCACCTTCCAGGGCGAAAAGGTGGAGTCTCTGCGAAGTAGCCTGCAGGAGGGACCGCACCAGTCCtttgaggaggagatggagggagatgcaCCAGCCGACTACGATGACCGCATCATCGGCACGCTCAAGGCGGTTCAGGACAGCCACCTGGACCAGGTGCTGGTGGAGTTCACCTGTAAGAGCCCGCGGCCCAGCTTGCCTACCGAGTGGGCTCTGTGTGGCGAGAGGGAGGACCGGCTCGAGGTCCTCAAGGCCTCCACCTTCGCCCTGGTCATCTCCCCCGGGGACTGTCAGTTGGTGGCCTCTGCAGGCAGTAGTATGAGGCTGTTTGAAGCCCTAGAGGTGGGGGCCATCCCTGTGGTGCTTGGGGACCACGCTAGGCTGCCCTACCATGAGCTGATCCGCTGGAGCGAGGCAGCCATCATGGTGCCTAAGCCCCGCATCACCGAGCTGCATTTCCTGCTGCGCAGCCTATCAGACAACGACCTGCTGGCCATGCGACGACAGGGACGCTTCCTGTGGGAGACTTACTTCTCCACCTCGGAGAATGTACTGGGCACCATCCTGGCCAGCGTCCGAACCAGCATCCAGGTGCCTGCTGCACCCATCCGCGAGGAGCCCGCCCAGGAGATCCCCCACAAAGCAGGCAAGATGGCCGGCACAGACGCCAACCTGGCCGACAACGGTGACCTGGACCTGGGCCCCGTGGAGACGGAGCCACCCTACGCCTCGCCGCGCTTCCTCCGCAACTTTACCTATACATCAGCCAACACCTACCAGACCTGGAACCGTGCCCCGGGGCCTTTCCATCTGTTCCCCCACACGCCGCTGGACCCTGTGCTGCCCTCGGAGGCCAAGTTCCTGGGCTCGGGCACGGGCTTCCGCCCCATTGGCGGCGGTGCTGGGGGCTCGGGGAAGGAGTTTCAGGCAGCGTTGGGTGGTAATGTGCCCCGGGAGCAGTTCACGGTGGTCATGCTGACCTACGAGAGGGAGGAGGTGCTAATGAACTCCCTGGAAAGGCTCAACGGGTTGCCCTACCTCAacaaggtggtggtggtgtggaacTCCCCCAAGCCTCCTTCAGACGACCTGCTGTGGCCAGACATCGGCCTGCCCATCGTG GTGGTGCGCACGGAGAAGAACAGCCTCAACAACCGCTTCCTGCCCTGGGACGCCGTGGAGACTGAGGCCATCTTGTCCATCGACGACGACGCCCACCTCCGCCATGACGAGATTATGTTTGGGTTCAG GGTGTGGCGGGAGGCCAGGGACCGCATCGTGGGCTTC CCCGGGAGGTTCCATGCCTGGGACGTCAACCACCAGTCATGGCTCTACAACTCTAACTACTCCTGtgaactgtccatggtgctgacggGCGCCGCCTTCTTTCACAAG TACTACGCGTACCTGTACTCGTATGTGATGCCTCAGGCCATCCGCGACATGGTGGACGAGTATATCAACTGCGAGGATATCGCCATGAACTTCCTGGTGTCACACATCACCCGAAAGCCCCCTATCAAG GTGACGTCTCGTTGGACCTTCCGCTGCCCCGGCTGCCCACAGGCCCTGTCGCACGACGACTCTCACTTCCACGAGCGCCACAAGTGCATCAACTTCTTTGTCAAGGTGTACGGCTACATGCCATTACTCTACACACAGTTCCGCGTGGACTCTGTGCTCTTCAAGACACGTCTGCCCCACGACAAGACTAAGTGCTTCAAGTTCATCTAG
- the syt14b gene encoding synaptotagmin-14b isoform X1 has product MCGAGEQRQTMPPSLKHKNNFSRVFTPSPWTSPKQNIMAIDGGGGRSCGVHELICARRVSPELLGVLSSIAAFMGLMALFFLYLSNKLSVESTSDLSCLDDYRPDQQDQSCPEHGSEDDSEEDRPGRHSESSAQHRASVWDNRQKHTSHHSSEASIGQTNNIQWMRRGSPLNENQPPPYQDEDRPVRVSLSRSEVGGLEESNPDGNGTRRSSKASVDQDTASYLNKGYDEDVPSDSTAVLGPEDGSPSQLPGGYEPEPLAKYGTLDVAFEYDSGKQHLAVTVTAATDIPVLKQTGNIAWQVHLVLLPTKKQRAKTGVQRGPCPVFTETFRFSRVEQEALADHAVRFRLYSVRRMKKEKVLGEKVFYLTKLNLQGKMALPVTLEPGTALMGCGSLVSVSRSAGALSYRSTRDSSPEILLGLIYNATTGRLSAEVIQGSHFKNTASDKPPSGLFCCMKRFIGGQLYIMRDTYVKLTMLDSKGKEMSKCKTSVCRGQPNPTYKETFVFQVALFQLSEVSLVVSVYSRRSSMKARERVGWVSLGLNSTGEEQQAHWSQMKEAGGQQKMIKIRPSRTMDHFHPEPRTKECVEEQRPKQASPLTFFWSCPGHRNRITRRGKAPLQFK; this is encoded by the exons ATGTGCGGTGCTGGTGAACAGCGTCAAACAATGCCCCCCTCCCTCAAACACAAGAATAACTTCTCCCGAGTTTTCACCCCCTCGCCTTGGACCAGTCCGAAACAGAACATCATGGCGATTGATG gtggtggtgggaggagctGTGGGGTGCATGAGCTCATCTGTGCCAGACGAG tgTCTCCTGAGCTGCTAGGGGTCCTGTCCTCCATTGCAGCCTTCATGGGCCTGATGGCTCTCTTTTTTCTTTACCTCAGCAACAAGCTGTCTGTGGAGAGCACAAGCGACCTGTCATGTCTGGATGACTATAGGCCCGACCAGCAAG ACCAGAGCTGCCCAGAACATGGCTCTGAGGACGATAGTGAGGAGGACAGACCAGGGAGACACTCTGAATCCTCAGCCCAGCACAGAGCCTCAGTCTGGGataacagacagaaacacaccagcCATCACAGCAGTGAAGCCTCCATTGGACAAA CCAACAATATCCAGTGGATGAGACGGGGCTCCCCCCTCAACGAGAACCAGCCTCCCCCGTATCAGGACGAGGATAGACCGGTCCGGGTGTCTCTCTCGCGGTCGGAggtagggggtctggaggagtCGAACCCTGACGGCAATGGTACACGGCGATCCAGCAAGGCCAGCGTTGACCAGGACACTGCGAGTTACCTCAACAAGGGCTATGATGAGGATGTACCTAGTGACAGCACTGCCGTCCTGGGACCAGAG GATGGTTCACCCTCCCAGCTTCCCGGTGGCTATGAGCCCGAGCCACTGGCTAAGTACGGCACGCTGGACGTGGCCTTCGAGTATGACTCGGGCAAGCAACACCTCGCCGTCACTGTCACTGCGGCAACCGACATCCCCGTGCTCAAACAGACAGGCAACATCGCGTGGCAG gtACACCTGGTTTTACTGCCCACTAAGAAGCAGCGGGCCAAGACGGGGGTGCAGAGGGGGCCGTGCCCAGTGTTCACAGAGACCTTCCGCTTCTCCCGGGTGGAGCAGGAGGCACTGGCGGACCACGCCGTCCGGTTCCGCCTCTACAGCgtcaggaggatgaagaaggagaag GTGTTGGGCGAGAAGGTTTTCTATTTGACTAAACTCAACCTGCAGGGCAAGATGGCGCTGCCCGTTACACTGGAGCCTGGCACTGCACTAATG GGCTGTGGGTCGTTGGTGAGTGTGTCCCGTAGTGCAGGGGCTCTATCCTACCGTTCCACCAGGGACTCCTCCCCAGAAATTCTACTGGGCCTCATCTACAACGCCACCACTGGTAGGCTCTCTGCAGAGGTCATCCAGGGCAGCCACTTCAAAAACACAGCCTCAGACAAACCTCCCA gtggtctgttctgTTGTATGAAACGGTTCATCGGGGGACAACTTTACATCATGAGAG aCACCTACGTGAAGCTGACCATGCTCGACTCCAAGGGCAAGGAGATGTCCAAGTGCAAGACGTCAGTTTGCCGCGGCCAGCCCAACCCCACTTACAAGGAGACCTTTGTCTTCCag GTGGCCCTCTTCCAGCTGTCCGAGGTCTCCCTGGTGGTGTCCGTGTACAGCCGGAGGAGCAGCATGAAGGCCAGGGAGAGGGTGGGCTGGGTGTCCCTGGGGCTCAACAGCACCGGAGAGGAGCAGCAGGCCCACTGGAGCCAGATGAAGGAGGCCGGGGGACAGCAG AAGATGATCAAAATACGACCATCTCGTACAATGGACCATTTTCATCCTGAACCGAGGACCAAAGAGTGTGTGGAAGAACAACGACCAAAACAAGCCAGCCCCCTCACATTCTTCTGGAGTTGTCCtggccatagaaatagaattacaaGAAGGGGAAAAGCCCCACTGCAATTTAAATGA
- the syt14b gene encoding synaptotagmin-14b isoform X3 — protein sequence MCGAGEQRQTMPPSLKHKNNFSRVFTPSPWTSPKQNIMAIDGGGGRSCGVHELICARRVSPELLGVLSSIAAFMGLMALFFLYLSNKLSVESTSDLSCLDDYRPDQQDQSCPEHGSEDDSEEDRPGRHSESSAQHRASVWDNRQKHTSHHSSEASIGQTNNIQWMRRGSPLNENQPPPYQDEDRPVRVSLSRSEVGGLEESNPDGNGTRRSSKASVDQDTASYLNKGYDEDVPSDSTAVLGPEDGSPSQLPGGYEPEPLAKYGTLDVAFEYDSGKQHLAVTVTAATDIPVLKQTGNIAWQGCGSLVSVSRSAGALSYRSTRDSSPEILLGLIYNATTGRLSAEVIQGSHFKNTASDKPPSGLFCCMKRFIGGQLYIMRDTYVKLTMLDSKGKEMSKCKTSVCRGQPNPTYKETFVFQVALFQLSEVSLVVSVYSRRSSMKARERVGWVSLGLNSTGEEQQAHWSQMKEAGGQQKMIKIRPSRTMDHFHPEPRTKECVEEQRPKQASPLTFFWSCPGHRNRITRRGKAPLQFK from the exons ATGTGCGGTGCTGGTGAACAGCGTCAAACAATGCCCCCCTCCCTCAAACACAAGAATAACTTCTCCCGAGTTTTCACCCCCTCGCCTTGGACCAGTCCGAAACAGAACATCATGGCGATTGATG gtggtggtgggaggagctGTGGGGTGCATGAGCTCATCTGTGCCAGACGAG tgTCTCCTGAGCTGCTAGGGGTCCTGTCCTCCATTGCAGCCTTCATGGGCCTGATGGCTCTCTTTTTTCTTTACCTCAGCAACAAGCTGTCTGTGGAGAGCACAAGCGACCTGTCATGTCTGGATGACTATAGGCCCGACCAGCAAG ACCAGAGCTGCCCAGAACATGGCTCTGAGGACGATAGTGAGGAGGACAGACCAGGGAGACACTCTGAATCCTCAGCCCAGCACAGAGCCTCAGTCTGGGataacagacagaaacacaccagcCATCACAGCAGTGAAGCCTCCATTGGACAAA CCAACAATATCCAGTGGATGAGACGGGGCTCCCCCCTCAACGAGAACCAGCCTCCCCCGTATCAGGACGAGGATAGACCGGTCCGGGTGTCTCTCTCGCGGTCGGAggtagggggtctggaggagtCGAACCCTGACGGCAATGGTACACGGCGATCCAGCAAGGCCAGCGTTGACCAGGACACTGCGAGTTACCTCAACAAGGGCTATGATGAGGATGTACCTAGTGACAGCACTGCCGTCCTGGGACCAGAG GATGGTTCACCCTCCCAGCTTCCCGGTGGCTATGAGCCCGAGCCACTGGCTAAGTACGGCACGCTGGACGTGGCCTTCGAGTATGACTCGGGCAAGCAACACCTCGCCGTCACTGTCACTGCGGCAACCGACATCCCCGTGCTCAAACAGACAGGCAACATCGCGTGGCAG GGCTGTGGGTCGTTGGTGAGTGTGTCCCGTAGTGCAGGGGCTCTATCCTACCGTTCCACCAGGGACTCCTCCCCAGAAATTCTACTGGGCCTCATCTACAACGCCACCACTGGTAGGCTCTCTGCAGAGGTCATCCAGGGCAGCCACTTCAAAAACACAGCCTCAGACAAACCTCCCA gtggtctgttctgTTGTATGAAACGGTTCATCGGGGGACAACTTTACATCATGAGAG aCACCTACGTGAAGCTGACCATGCTCGACTCCAAGGGCAAGGAGATGTCCAAGTGCAAGACGTCAGTTTGCCGCGGCCAGCCCAACCCCACTTACAAGGAGACCTTTGTCTTCCag GTGGCCCTCTTCCAGCTGTCCGAGGTCTCCCTGGTGGTGTCCGTGTACAGCCGGAGGAGCAGCATGAAGGCCAGGGAGAGGGTGGGCTGGGTGTCCCTGGGGCTCAACAGCACCGGAGAGGAGCAGCAGGCCCACTGGAGCCAGATGAAGGAGGCCGGGGGACAGCAG AAGATGATCAAAATACGACCATCTCGTACAATGGACCATTTTCATCCTGAACCGAGGACCAAAGAGTGTGTGGAAGAACAACGACCAAAACAAGCCAGCCCCCTCACATTCTTCTGGAGTTGTCCtggccatagaaatagaattacaaGAAGGGGAAAAGCCCCACTGCAATTTAAATGA
- the syt14b gene encoding synaptotagmin-14b isoform X2: MCGAGEQRQTMPPSLKHKNNFSRVFTPSPWTSPKQNIMAIDGGGGRSCGVHELICARRVSPELLGVLSSIAAFMGLMALFFLYLSNKLSVESTSDLSCLDDYRPDQQDQSCPEHGSEDDSEEDRPGRHSESSAQHRASVWDNRQKHTSHHSSEASIGQTNNIQWMRRGSPLNENQPPPYQDEDRPVRVSLSRSEVGGLEESNPDGNGTRRSSKASVDQDTASYLNKGYDEDVPSDSTAVLGPEDGSPSQLPGGYEPEPLAKYGTLDVAFEYDSGKQHLAVTVTAATDIPVLKQTGNIAWQVHLVLLPTKKQRAKTGVQRGPCPVFTETFRFSRVEQEALADHAVRFRLYSVRRMKKEKVLGEKVFYLTKLNLQGKMALPVTLEPGTALMGCGSLVSVSRSAGALSYRSTRDSSPEILLGLIYNATTGRLSAEVIQGSHFKNTASDKPPSGLFCCMKRFIGGQLYIMRDTYVKLTMLDSKGKEMSKCKTSVCRGQPNPTYKETFVFQVALFQLSEVSLVVSVYSRRSSMKARERVGWVSLGLNSTGEEQQAHWSQMKEAGGQQVCNWHALLES, encoded by the exons ATGTGCGGTGCTGGTGAACAGCGTCAAACAATGCCCCCCTCCCTCAAACACAAGAATAACTTCTCCCGAGTTTTCACCCCCTCGCCTTGGACCAGTCCGAAACAGAACATCATGGCGATTGATG gtggtggtgggaggagctGTGGGGTGCATGAGCTCATCTGTGCCAGACGAG tgTCTCCTGAGCTGCTAGGGGTCCTGTCCTCCATTGCAGCCTTCATGGGCCTGATGGCTCTCTTTTTTCTTTACCTCAGCAACAAGCTGTCTGTGGAGAGCACAAGCGACCTGTCATGTCTGGATGACTATAGGCCCGACCAGCAAG ACCAGAGCTGCCCAGAACATGGCTCTGAGGACGATAGTGAGGAGGACAGACCAGGGAGACACTCTGAATCCTCAGCCCAGCACAGAGCCTCAGTCTGGGataacagacagaaacacaccagcCATCACAGCAGTGAAGCCTCCATTGGACAAA CCAACAATATCCAGTGGATGAGACGGGGCTCCCCCCTCAACGAGAACCAGCCTCCCCCGTATCAGGACGAGGATAGACCGGTCCGGGTGTCTCTCTCGCGGTCGGAggtagggggtctggaggagtCGAACCCTGACGGCAATGGTACACGGCGATCCAGCAAGGCCAGCGTTGACCAGGACACTGCGAGTTACCTCAACAAGGGCTATGATGAGGATGTACCTAGTGACAGCACTGCCGTCCTGGGACCAGAG GATGGTTCACCCTCCCAGCTTCCCGGTGGCTATGAGCCCGAGCCACTGGCTAAGTACGGCACGCTGGACGTGGCCTTCGAGTATGACTCGGGCAAGCAACACCTCGCCGTCACTGTCACTGCGGCAACCGACATCCCCGTGCTCAAACAGACAGGCAACATCGCGTGGCAG gtACACCTGGTTTTACTGCCCACTAAGAAGCAGCGGGCCAAGACGGGGGTGCAGAGGGGGCCGTGCCCAGTGTTCACAGAGACCTTCCGCTTCTCCCGGGTGGAGCAGGAGGCACTGGCGGACCACGCCGTCCGGTTCCGCCTCTACAGCgtcaggaggatgaagaaggagaag GTGTTGGGCGAGAAGGTTTTCTATTTGACTAAACTCAACCTGCAGGGCAAGATGGCGCTGCCCGTTACACTGGAGCCTGGCACTGCACTAATG GGCTGTGGGTCGTTGGTGAGTGTGTCCCGTAGTGCAGGGGCTCTATCCTACCGTTCCACCAGGGACTCCTCCCCAGAAATTCTACTGGGCCTCATCTACAACGCCACCACTGGTAGGCTCTCTGCAGAGGTCATCCAGGGCAGCCACTTCAAAAACACAGCCTCAGACAAACCTCCCA gtggtctgttctgTTGTATGAAACGGTTCATCGGGGGACAACTTTACATCATGAGAG aCACCTACGTGAAGCTGACCATGCTCGACTCCAAGGGCAAGGAGATGTCCAAGTGCAAGACGTCAGTTTGCCGCGGCCAGCCCAACCCCACTTACAAGGAGACCTTTGTCTTCCag GTGGCCCTCTTCCAGCTGTCCGAGGTCTCCCTGGTGGTGTCCGTGTACAGCCGGAGGAGCAGCATGAAGGCCAGGGAGAGGGTGGGCTGGGTGTCCCTGGGGCTCAACAGCACCGGAGAGGAGCAGCAGGCCCACTGGAGCCAGATGAAGGAGGCCGGGGGACAGCAGGTGTGCAACTGGCACGCGCTCTTGGAATCTTGA